In one Henriciella litoralis genomic region, the following are encoded:
- a CDS encoding VOC family protein: protein MVRLEHANLVVTDIAPTLDFLKAAFPHWRVRGGGKGEWYGKPREWLHFGDDEFYIALSDNGEGAPRDLKGHEPGLAHLAFEVSDLDRTIEKLEAAGYKITNPGAYTEHRRNVYFIDGNNIEFEFVQYLSDDPAEKNRYD from the coding sequence ATGGTCCGCCTCGAACACGCCAATCTCGTCGTCACTGACATAGCGCCCACACTGGATTTCCTGAAAGCGGCCTTCCCGCACTGGCGCGTCCGGGGCGGCGGCAAGGGGGAGTGGTATGGCAAGCCGCGCGAGTGGCTGCATTTCGGTGATGACGAGTTTTACATTGCCCTCTCCGACAATGGCGAAGGCGCGCCGCGAGACCTCAAGGGCCATGAGCCGGGACTGGCTCATCTGGCGTTTGAGGTGTCCGATCTCGACCGGACGATCGAGAAGCTCGAAGCGGCCGGATACAAGATTACAAATCCCGGCGCGTATACCGAACATCGCCGCAACGTCTATTTCATCGACGGCAACAATATCGAATTCGAGTTTGTGCAATACCTGTCAGATGATCCGGCCGAGAAGAACCGGTATGACTGA
- a CDS encoding helix-turn-helix transcriptional regulator: MPKTATKPALTPSRNTVLDLLKRGGPQSAGALAETLGVTAMAVRLHLYELAEEGLIEETSKPSGRGRPTKIWSLTEAAARAFPDAHQGLALEMIGTIREIFGEEGLARVIDRHSDTQLVAYRGHMAGHDKLSERVERLTELRSAEGYMATAAEDGDDFLLIENHCPICSAAKACTRLCKNELQVFQDALGPDTKVTREDHILAGARRCVYRIKAA; the protein is encoded by the coding sequence ATGCCAAAGACCGCGACCAAACCTGCCCTGACGCCCAGCCGCAATACGGTACTCGACCTGCTAAAGCGTGGGGGGCCGCAATCTGCCGGCGCGCTCGCCGAGACCCTCGGCGTGACAGCGATGGCGGTACGCCTGCACCTTTATGAACTCGCTGAGGAAGGCTTGATCGAAGAGACCTCGAAGCCGAGCGGCAGGGGTCGGCCAACCAAGATCTGGTCGCTGACCGAAGCCGCCGCCCGCGCCTTCCCTGATGCCCATCAGGGCCTTGCGCTGGAAATGATCGGCACGATCCGGGAGATTTTCGGCGAAGAGGGCCTCGCTCGCGTCATAGACCGCCATAGCGACACACAGCTCGTCGCCTATCGCGGCCATATGGCCGGGCATGATAAGCTGTCTGAGAGGGTCGAACGCCTCACTGAACTGCGCTCAGCCGAGGGGTATATGGCCACCGCCGCTGAGGATGGCGATGATTTCCTGCTGATTGAGAACCATTGCCCGATCTGTTCAGCCGCCAAGGCCTGTACACGGCTCTGCAAGAACGAGCTGCAGGTGTTTCAGGACGCGCTGGGCCCGGACACGAAGGTCACGCGGGAAGACCACATCCTCGCCGGCGCGCGTCGCTGCGTTTATCGGATCAAGGCCGCCTGA
- a CDS encoding MarR family winged helix-turn-helix transcriptional regulator: MTDRQTPDDPLRLDRQICFPLYAASNLINRLYRPVLSELGLTYPQYLVMLALWESSPRTVGALGEALYLDSGTLTPLLKRMEQAGLVERKRDPEDERRVQVSLTDQGRALRKQAEQVPETLTQGFDGDPAEVDRLRESVQALVSTLSNHGKRDRGA, from the coding sequence ATGACTGATAGACAGACACCGGACGATCCGCTCCGCCTCGACAGGCAGATTTGTTTCCCGCTCTATGCGGCCTCCAACCTGATCAACAGGCTGTATCGTCCGGTGCTGTCCGAACTCGGCCTCACCTATCCGCAATATCTCGTCATGCTCGCCCTGTGGGAGAGCTCACCGCGAACGGTCGGGGCCTTGGGTGAGGCGCTCTATCTCGACAGCGGCACGCTGACCCCGCTGCTGAAGCGGATGGAACAGGCAGGCCTCGTTGAGCGAAAGCGTGACCCGGAAGATGAGCGCCGGGTGCAGGTGTCCCTCACCGATCAAGGTCGCGCGCTTCGCAAACAGGCCGAACAGGTGCCAGAGACGCTCACGCAGGGCTTCGACGGCGACCCGGCCGAAGTCGACCGCCTGCGCGAAAGCGTACAGGCGCTTGTGTCGACCCTCTCAAATCACGGAAAGCGGGACCGCGGCGCCTGA
- the pepF gene encoding oligoendopeptidase F → MTGLNRILKNSACAAATLVLAGGVFSASAQIESDPSESSVEAPAETVRYVWDLSDLYATPEDWEAAYEDISGQIGTIKDFQGTLGNSGEDMATAFRTVSDLARNAVRLSTYANLKFDENQRDADAQERQGRARNLFQQFGEATSWMDPELLSVGEEKVRVFLDETPELEPFRHSIENTLRQAPHTLDAKGEALLAQAGLALSQPGQIYSLYANASIPWPTLTLADGTEVKLNQAGYSRYRGTANREDRKAVFDTFWGAWDTYKNGMGATLNAQVQSAVFRAKARNYDSVLQRALFDDALPPEVYTELVDQVNEALPVFHRYLELRGRMLGVEDLRYYDIYPPIIEADTGVFDLTRSEELTFEALKPFGEEYLGLLREGLDGQWMHSHPQEGKETGAYMSGSAYDVHPYVLLNHNDDYDSMSTFAHEWGHAVHTLLAQSEQPWETAGYSTFIAEMASTINEILLEEYMIANAETKEEKLYYLGYALESLRGTFFRQTMFGEFELAIHEAAERGEPLSGTKLTEIYGELLRKYHGEAEGVMTIDDVYTNEWAYIPHFYYEFYVYQYATSISGAAWFSEQFLAGDDEVRENFINVLKAGGSDYPANILINEAGLDMTKPDAYQAAVRRMTSLMDRIDALLEEE, encoded by the coding sequence ATGACCGGACTGAATAGAATTCTGAAAAATAGCGCCTGCGCGGCCGCAACCCTGGTTCTTGCAGGCGGCGTGTTCAGTGCATCGGCGCAAATCGAGTCAGACCCCTCGGAATCCAGCGTCGAAGCGCCTGCTGAAACCGTCCGTTATGTCTGGGACCTTTCCGACCTCTATGCCACCCCGGAAGACTGGGAAGCGGCGTATGAAGACATCAGCGGGCAAATCGGCACGATCAAGGATTTTCAAGGCACACTGGGCAATAGCGGCGAGGACATGGCGACCGCGTTTCGTACCGTCTCTGATCTTGCCCGCAACGCCGTTCGCCTCTCGACCTATGCCAATCTGAAGTTCGACGAAAACCAGCGCGATGCTGACGCGCAGGAGCGCCAGGGCCGCGCGCGCAATCTGTTCCAGCAATTCGGGGAAGCCACCAGCTGGATGGACCCTGAATTGCTGAGCGTCGGTGAGGAGAAGGTCCGCGTATTTCTCGATGAAACCCCTGAGCTTGAGCCGTTCCGCCATTCGATAGAGAACACGCTGCGTCAGGCGCCGCATACGCTGGATGCGAAAGGTGAGGCGCTTCTCGCGCAGGCGGGTCTCGCGCTCTCGCAGCCAGGCCAGATCTACAGCCTGTACGCCAACGCCTCGATCCCATGGCCGACGCTGACCCTGGCTGACGGCACCGAGGTCAAACTCAATCAGGCTGGCTATTCGCGCTATCGCGGCACAGCGAACCGCGAGGATCGCAAGGCGGTGTTCGACACGTTCTGGGGCGCCTGGGACACCTATAAGAACGGCATGGGGGCGACCCTCAATGCGCAAGTTCAATCAGCGGTCTTCCGGGCTAAGGCCCGCAATTATGACAGCGTCCTGCAGCGGGCCTTGTTTGACGATGCCCTGCCGCCAGAAGTCTATACCGAGCTGGTCGATCAGGTGAATGAGGCGCTGCCGGTCTTCCATCGCTATCTTGAGCTGCGTGGCCGGATGCTCGGCGTTGAGGATCTTCGCTATTACGATATCTATCCGCCGATCATTGAAGCCGATACCGGCGTCTTTGACCTCACCCGCTCTGAAGAGCTGACCTTTGAGGCGCTGAAACCTTTCGGTGAGGAATATCTTGGCCTGCTTCGTGAGGGGCTTGATGGCCAATGGATGCATTCGCACCCGCAGGAGGGCAAGGAAACGGGCGCCTATATGTCCGGCTCTGCCTATGATGTGCACCCTTACGTCCTGCTCAATCACAATGACGATTACGATTCCATGTCGACCTTCGCGCATGAGTGGGGACATGCGGTTCACACGCTGCTCGCCCAGTCCGAACAGCCATGGGAGACAGCCGGATATTCGACCTTCATCGCGGAGATGGCCTCCACCATCAACGAGATCCTGCTCGAAGAATACATGATCGCGAATGCCGAGACGAAGGAAGAGAAGCTCTATTATCTCGGCTACGCACTGGAGAGCCTGCGTGGCACCTTCTTCCGGCAGACCATGTTTGGCGAGTTTGAACTGGCGATCCACGAGGCCGCCGAACGGGGCGAACCTCTGTCCGGCACCAAGCTGACCGAGATCTATGGCGAGCTTCTGCGCAAGTATCACGGCGAAGCTGAAGGCGTGATGACCATCGATGATGTCTACACCAATGAGTGGGCCTACATTCCGCACTTCTATTATGAGTTCTACGTCTACCAGTATGCGACATCCATCTCGGGCGCGGCCTGGTTCTCCGAACAGTTCCTGGCCGGAGATGACGAAGTGCGCGAGAACTTCATCAATGTCCTGAAGGCCGGTGGGTCTGACTATCCGGCCAATATCCTGATCAATGAGGCGGGCCTCGACATGACCAAGCCGGATGCCTATCAGGCCGCCGTGCGTCGGATGACCAGCCTGATGGACCGGATCGACGCGCTGCTCGAAGAGGAATAG
- a CDS encoding organic hydroperoxide resistance protein, which translates to MSEFYSTRVTSTGGRQGHVQSEDGILDLHIAPPAGLGGPGGKTNPEQMFAGGFAACFGNAVIHTARAQKFPVKDKDVDVVATVGIGPNGSGGFGLSVALETTITGLEQAQAEALVDAAEKTCPYSNAVRGNIDVAYTVKTR; encoded by the coding sequence ATGAGTGAATTTTATTCGACGCGCGTTACCTCAACCGGTGGACGGCAGGGTCATGTGCAATCTGAGGATGGCATCCTGGACCTGCACATCGCTCCGCCTGCCGGTCTTGGCGGCCCGGGCGGCAAAACCAATCCAGAGCAGATGTTCGCTGGCGGTTTCGCAGCCTGCTTCGGCAATGCTGTGATCCACACCGCGCGTGCCCAGAAATTCCCAGTCAAAGACAAGGATGTCGACGTCGTCGCCACAGTCGGCATCGGACCGAACGGGTCAGGTGGTTTCGGCCTCAGCGTGGCGCTCGAGACCACGATTACAGGCCTCGAACAGGCGCAAGCAGAGGCCCTAGTCGATGCGGCAGAGAAAACCTGCCCCTACTCCAACGCCGTGCGCGGCAATATCGATGTTGCCTACACCGTTAAGACGCGGTGA
- the ypfJ gene encoding KPN_02809 family neutral zinc metallopeptidase: MKWKGGRRGGRIEDRRGMKSTAVGGGLGVAVLGLIGYLVFGIDPETTQKVASQFGGAGQQERGEVGTPEDEAGVFVDVIGSNINDVWSSAMSGYRPPNTVLYTQGTNTGCGYGQAAMGPFYCPADQTVYLDLTFWKQMETQLGASGADFAKAYVIAHEFGHHVQTLTGASQKVRQAQQSARSKAEANRYGVALELQADCYAGVWAANASAASNGRVSLEEGDIGEGLETASAIGDDALQRRAGQNVNPENFTHGSSAQRKEWLLRGYRSGNPDSCDTFAEL; encoded by the coding sequence ATGAAGTGGAAAGGTGGACGCCGCGGGGGCCGTATCGAGGACAGACGCGGCATGAAATCGACAGCTGTCGGCGGCGGCCTTGGCGTCGCAGTGCTCGGCCTGATCGGCTATCTCGTGTTTGGCATCGACCCTGAGACCACGCAGAAGGTCGCCAGCCAGTTTGGCGGCGCGGGCCAGCAGGAGCGCGGCGAGGTCGGCACGCCGGAAGACGAGGCCGGCGTGTTTGTCGATGTGATCGGCTCCAACATCAATGATGTCTGGTCCAGCGCGATGTCAGGCTACCGCCCACCGAACACCGTTCTCTACACGCAAGGCACCAATACAGGCTGCGGCTATGGTCAGGCTGCTATGGGGCCATTCTACTGCCCAGCCGACCAGACGGTTTATCTCGATCTCACCTTCTGGAAACAGATGGAAACCCAGCTCGGCGCTTCCGGCGCTGACTTTGCCAAAGCCTATGTCATCGCGCATGAGTTCGGCCATCACGTCCAGACGCTGACCGGCGCCTCGCAGAAAGTGCGCCAGGCCCAGCAATCAGCCCGCAGCAAGGCGGAAGCCAATCGCTATGGCGTCGCCCTGGAGCTTCAGGCTGACTGCTATGCCGGGGTCTGGGCCGCCAATGCCAGCGCCGCCTCGAATGGCCGCGTCTCGCTTGAAGAAGGTGATATCGGTGAAGGCCTCGAGACCGCCAGCGCTATCGGCGACGACGCGCTCCAGCGCCGCGCCGGGCAGAATGTGAACCCGGAAAACTTCACCCATGGCAGTTCCGCTCAGCGCAAGGAATGGCTGCTGCGTGGCTACCGCTCCGGCAATCCAGACAGCTGTGACACCTTCGCCGAGCTCTGA
- a CDS encoding transglutaminase-like domain-containing protein yields the protein MRIQIDAQLDYNFPQPADVLLALKARPLDDQIIVSDSLDISGNADLGFLADADASDTRCWMAAAGPVSIRYTATVDVTRGPVELAGKHVPPRAQLPADVISYLMPSHYCCGADVEAFARNQLSDVQGGDQVLKMADWIFNNFEYVPGASDADTTAEDTFHARKGVCRDYAHVLITFARAVGIPARMVSAYAPNIQPPDFHAVVEVWLDDGWHLVDPTRLARPDNMVRIITGRDAIDISFMTVFGIGQLNAQNVSAIVLDDAESEQAA from the coding sequence ATGCGCATCCAGATCGACGCACAACTCGACTATAATTTCCCGCAGCCAGCAGATGTCTTGCTGGCACTGAAGGCGCGGCCGCTGGATGACCAGATCATCGTGTCGGACTCGCTGGATATTAGCGGCAATGCTGACCTGGGCTTTCTTGCCGATGCGGACGCGTCAGACACACGTTGCTGGATGGCCGCGGCCGGGCCGGTGAGCATTCGCTACACCGCGACCGTCGATGTGACCCGTGGCCCGGTGGAGCTGGCTGGCAAGCATGTGCCACCGCGCGCCCAGCTACCCGCGGACGTCATCAGCTATCTGATGCCGAGCCACTATTGCTGCGGCGCCGATGTCGAGGCGTTTGCACGCAATCAGCTGTCTGACGTGCAAGGCGGTGATCAAGTCCTGAAAATGGCGGACTGGATCTTCAACAATTTCGAATATGTGCCGGGCGCCAGCGATGCCGATACCACGGCAGAGGACACGTTCCACGCGCGCAAGGGCGTTTGCCGTGACTATGCGCACGTCCTCATCACTTTCGCCCGCGCGGTCGGCATTCCGGCCCGCATGGTGTCTGCCTATGCGCCGAACATTCAGCCGCCTGATTTTCACGCAGTTGTTGAAGTCTGGCTCGATGATGGTTGGCATCTGGTCGATCCGACGCGTCTGGCGCGGCCCGACAATATGGTCCGCATCATCACGGGCCGCGACGCCATCGATATCAGCTTCATGACCGTTTTCGGCATCGGCCAATTGAACGCGCAAAACGTCTCAGCGATCGTGCTGGATGACGCTGAGAGCGAACAAGCGGCCTGA
- a CDS encoding type II toxin-antitoxin system ParD family antitoxin — MATMNISLPQQMKDWVEAQTADGAYSNTSDVVRDLIRREQVKRDKLAALQLKLDEGETSDYVEIDTRRYFEDWRQD; from the coding sequence ATGGCCACGATGAATATCTCTCTGCCGCAGCAGATGAAGGACTGGGTTGAGGCGCAGACGGCGGATGGGGCTTATTCCAACACATCCGATGTCGTGCGTGACCTTATCCGGCGTGAGCAAGTGAAGCGCGACAAGCTCGCGGCGCTCCAGCTGAAGCTGGATGAGGGGGAAACGAGCGATTATGTCGAGATCGATACGCGGCGCTATTTCGAGGATTGGCGGCAGGACTGA